One segment of Corynebacterium atrinae DNA contains the following:
- a CDS encoding Abi family protein — MTVDDREGAINQLRQVSYYRLSGYWHPMRHFDPESRQHLDSFTQGASFELLSKLYFFDETLRHAILGELGKVELAVRAQLGHELGRIHPFIHLDATQLGAHARQIRPGRKATNYHIWRQRYDKAIASSREEFVWHHKNNYAEKLPIWAAVETMDWEMLSHLFSMAPNKARNPIARACELRAPQLESWLKCLNVLRNHSAHHARVFNRVFDIKPRLNDDIRLEAVKGRENRVFTQLTLIQYLHRELDLSPATALPAVLKRFPKNDLVSFDRTGAPENWHLEDLWTA, encoded by the coding sequence ATGACTGTCGACGACCGTGAGGGAGCAATAAACCAGCTTCGCCAGGTGAGCTACTATCGCCTATCCGGCTACTGGCATCCCATGCGCCACTTCGACCCAGAATCCCGACAGCACCTGGACTCCTTTACCCAAGGAGCATCCTTTGAACTTCTGTCTAAACTGTACTTCTTCGACGAAACACTCCGCCATGCAATCCTAGGAGAACTCGGGAAAGTTGAGCTTGCCGTGCGAGCTCAGTTGGGACATGAACTCGGACGAATACATCCTTTCATCCATTTAGATGCGACACAGCTTGGAGCTCATGCCAGACAGATACGACCGGGAAGAAAGGCAACAAACTACCACATCTGGCGGCAACGATACGATAAGGCGATCGCGTCCTCCCGAGAAGAATTCGTGTGGCACCACAAAAACAACTACGCTGAAAAATTGCCAATTTGGGCAGCAGTCGAGACCATGGACTGGGAAATGCTATCGCACCTGTTTAGCATGGCCCCCAACAAAGCCCGCAATCCGATCGCCAGAGCTTGTGAGCTGAGAGCTCCTCAGCTCGAATCATGGCTGAAGTGTTTAAACGTTCTGCGTAATCACTCCGCACACCATGCCCGAGTGTTCAATAGAGTTTTCGACATCAAGCCTCGACTCAATGACGACATCCGGCTTGAAGCAGTTAAAGGTAGAGAAAATCGTGTCTTCACGCAACTTACACTGATCCAATACTTACACCGAGAACTAGATCTATCACCTGCCACAGCACTGCCGGCAGTACTGAAGCGCTTTCCAAAGAATGACTTAGTCTCGTTTGATCGGACGGGCGCTCCAGAAAACTGGCACCTAGAGGATCTATGGACGGCCTGA
- a CDS encoding ABC transporter permease, translated as MASKNSTMRRVSLRNIASHKLRLALTVLAVVLGTAFISGAFMFTNSLSTTFKSAVSSAYEGVDAVVQPGEGMSGISAQLRAEIAKDPLVKNANAISNTTVVMARADETAIQTGGGTSSLSMWYPEDERVGEALTITDGEQPKGDNEIVLSKASAERYEINVGDKLLVVDPQARHEMTVSGLYTAELDQGTSLSAFMAQDAYLDRFTEDGSVNRVILSAADGTSDTELADHLAATYPDVKVETGQKLAEEMTQAMTKALSFVNYFLVAFGLVALLVGTFLIANTFSMIVAQRTKEFALLRALGAARQQITRSVVFEAGVVGVIGSALGVVAGIGLVAAIKAFMSARGMPMPDSGLGLSAMAVALPIVLGTIVTIISAWMPARRAGAIRPVEAMRSTEASSDQSLTARTIVGVVLILLGAVAAAVGVLLDESSTSTRAILVGIGAFGVIVGFFFAGPAFSLPIVPTLGRLIGLPFGAVGKLASTNSRRNPRRTATTAFALTLGIALVTAIGMLGDTMKTSISDVVENNVTADYVLQGPTNGSFPVPAAVPDAVRDTAGVGEVVTMSMAPIKAGENGYSMGFGPQFQTFLLDGNLEDMAHAEMRDGNVNLKDNPGIIATTDFADRQGWKVGDTLQLSSPDISAKTVEAKVIGIFEPNNVISNMAISTDLAREVVPSAAINVQMVGVNGDGSVDDAQLRTNLEEAVKGFIVMQVLSAQEMASQAGQSIDQMLNILYGLLALAVIIAILGIVNTLTLGVIERRQEIGMLRAVGSQRRQVRTMITLEAVQIAVFGAVMGVLIGLGLGWAFLKVLSGEGLDVISVPYNMVAWMLGGSAIVGIFAALWPANRASKTPPLDAISD; from the coding sequence ATGGCTTCCAAGAATTCAACAATGCGCAGGGTGAGTCTGCGCAATATTGCTTCCCATAAGCTGCGTTTGGCACTGACGGTCTTGGCCGTTGTGTTGGGCACGGCGTTTATCTCGGGCGCGTTCATGTTCACCAACTCGCTTTCGACGACGTTTAAGTCGGCGGTGTCGAGTGCCTATGAGGGTGTGGATGCGGTTGTGCAGCCGGGCGAGGGGATGAGCGGGATCTCGGCTCAGCTTCGTGCGGAGATCGCCAAGGATCCGCTGGTCAAGAACGCTAACGCTATTTCAAATACCACTGTGGTGATGGCTCGTGCGGATGAGACGGCGATTCAAACTGGTGGTGGCACCTCAAGTTTGTCGATGTGGTACCCGGAAGATGAGCGTGTCGGCGAAGCGCTGACCATCACAGATGGTGAGCAACCGAAGGGGGACAATGAGATAGTCCTCAGCAAGGCGAGTGCGGAGCGCTACGAGATCAACGTCGGCGATAAGTTGCTGGTGGTGGATCCGCAGGCGCGTCATGAGATGACCGTGTCGGGATTGTATACCGCGGAGCTTGATCAGGGTACGTCGCTGTCAGCCTTTATGGCGCAGGATGCGTATCTGGATCGCTTCACGGAAGATGGTTCGGTCAACCGCGTGATTCTTTCGGCGGCAGACGGCACTTCAGATACTGAGCTCGCCGATCACCTGGCGGCCACCTATCCGGACGTGAAGGTGGAAACGGGGCAGAAGCTCGCGGAGGAAATGACGCAGGCGATGACGAAGGCGCTATCCTTCGTCAACTACTTCCTCGTGGCCTTTGGTTTGGTGGCGTTGCTCGTCGGTACGTTCCTCATTGCTAATACGTTCTCGATGATCGTGGCGCAACGGACCAAGGAGTTCGCGTTGCTGCGGGCTTTGGGGGCAGCTCGCCAGCAGATCACTCGCTCGGTGGTCTTCGAGGCTGGTGTCGTTGGCGTCATTGGTTCGGCGTTGGGCGTGGTGGCTGGCATAGGCCTGGTCGCGGCGATCAAGGCGTTCATGTCGGCGCGCGGCATGCCGATGCCGGATTCCGGGTTGGGCTTGTCGGCGATGGCGGTGGCTCTGCCGATTGTCCTCGGCACCATCGTCACCATTATTTCGGCGTGGATGCCGGCCCGTCGGGCGGGTGCTATCCGCCCGGTCGAGGCGATGCGGTCGACGGAGGCGTCGAGCGATCAGTCGCTGACTGCCCGCACGATCGTCGGTGTGGTTCTCATCCTGCTCGGTGCGGTGGCTGCCGCGGTGGGCGTCTTGTTGGATGAATCGTCGACGTCGACGCGCGCGATTCTCGTTGGTATTGGTGCATTCGGCGTGATCGTTGGTTTCTTCTTCGCCGGTCCGGCGTTTTCTCTGCCGATCGTGCCCACCCTGGGGCGGCTGATCGGGCTGCCGTTCGGGGCCGTCGGCAAGCTCGCGTCGACGAACTCTCGCCGCAATCCGCGGCGTACCGCGACCACTGCTTTCGCCCTCACGTTGGGTATTGCGCTGGTGACGGCGATTGGCATGCTGGGCGACACGATGAAGACGTCGATTTCCGATGTCGTGGAGAACAACGTCACCGCCGATTACGTCCTGCAGGGCCCGACGAACGGTAGCTTCCCGGTTCCGGCGGCGGTACCTGATGCGGTGCGCGATACCGCCGGGGTCGGCGAGGTAGTGACCATGTCCATGGCGCCGATTAAGGCCGGGGAGAATGGGTACTCCATGGGCTTTGGCCCGCAGTTCCAGACCTTCCTGCTGGACGGCAACCTGGAGGACATGGCGCACGCGGAGATGCGCGATGGCAACGTCAACCTCAAGGACAACCCGGGCATCATCGCCACCACGGACTTCGCGGATAGGCAGGGCTGGAAGGTTGGCGATACGCTGCAGCTGAGCTCGCCGGACATTTCTGCGAAAACCGTTGAAGCAAAGGTCATCGGCATTTTCGAGCCGAACAACGTGATCTCCAACATGGCGATTTCCACCGATCTGGCCAGGGAAGTTGTGCCCTCGGCGGCGATCAACGTGCAGATGGTCGGCGTCAACGGCGATGGCTCCGTCGATGATGCGCAGCTGCGCACGAACTTGGAGGAGGCCGTCAAGGGCTTCATCGTCATGCAGGTGCTCAGCGCGCAGGAGATGGCGAGCCAGGCTGGTCAGTCCATTGATCAGATGCTCAATATCCTCTACGGGTTGCTGGCGCTCGCGGTGATCATCGCGATCCTCGGCATTGTGAATACGCTGACGTTGGGCGTGATTGAGCGTCGTCAAGAAATTGGCATGCTCCGCGCAGTGGGTTCGCAGCGCCGTCAGGTGCGCACCATGATCACCCTCGAGGCGGTGCAGATCGCCGTGTTTGGTGCGGTCATGGGCGTGCTCATCGGCCTGGGTCTGGGCTGGGCCTTCCTCAAGGTCCTCTCGGGCGAGGGGCTGGATGTTATTTCCGTCCCGTACAACATGGTTGCGTGGATGCTCGGCGGTTCCGCCATCGTGGGTATTTTCGCCGCGCTGTGGCCGGCGAACCGGGCGTCGAAGACCCCGCCGCTGGACGCGATCTCAGACTAA
- a CDS encoding ABC transporter ATP-binding protein: MTDQNTPEHQTPQEVGTEANPAIEVDQRDENTAESKAPRHYKHELSDDPEGETPPAAARAVGLFKQYGKDETSVTALDHVDVAFVKNQFTAIMGPSGSGKSTLMHCMAGLDSASGGSAFIGDTDLSQLRDKEMTALRRDRLGFIFQSFNLVPTLTAAENITLPSDIAGREVDQEWFEEITNRLGLADRLTHRPAELSGGQQQRVACARALVSRPEIIFGDEPTGNLDSNSSREVLDILRTAVDQDGQTVVIVTHDAKAASYADRVVFLADGRLVKELHQPGIDEILAYMAGIES, translated from the coding sequence ATGACTGATCAGAACACCCCGGAGCATCAGACCCCGCAGGAGGTGGGCACGGAGGCGAACCCGGCCATCGAGGTCGACCAGCGGGACGAGAACACTGCTGAATCGAAGGCTCCCCGTCACTACAAGCACGAGCTCTCTGACGACCCGGAAGGCGAGACCCCTCCGGCAGCGGCTCGGGCGGTCGGCTTGTTTAAGCAGTATGGCAAGGACGAGACCAGTGTGACGGCGTTGGATCACGTGGATGTGGCGTTCGTTAAGAATCAATTCACGGCGATCATGGGCCCGTCGGGTTCGGGTAAATCGACGTTGATGCACTGCATGGCAGGGTTGGATTCGGCATCGGGTGGCTCGGCGTTCATTGGTGATACGGATTTGTCCCAGCTGCGGGACAAGGAGATGACTGCCTTGCGGCGCGACCGCCTGGGCTTCATTTTCCAATCGTTTAACCTGGTGCCGACGTTGACGGCGGCGGAGAATATTACCTTGCCGTCGGATATCGCTGGTCGTGAGGTTGATCAGGAGTGGTTCGAGGAAATTACGAACCGGTTGGGGTTGGCTGATCGGTTGACGCACCGACCGGCCGAGTTGTCGGGTGGTCAGCAGCAGCGTGTGGCGTGTGCGCGTGCTTTGGTGTCGCGTCCGGAGATCATCTTTGGTGATGAGCCGACGGGCAACTTGGATTCGAACTCTTCTCGCGAGGTGTTGGACATTTTGCGGACGGCTGTGGATCAGGACGGTCAGACGGTGGTTATCGTGACGCACGATGCGAAGGCTGCATCCTATGCGGATCGGGTGGTGTTCTTGGCGGATGGTCGCCTGGTCAAGGAGCTGCATCAGCCGGGTATTGATGAGATCTTGGCCTACATGGCCGGCATCGAAAGCTAG